In Methanomicrobia archaeon, one DNA window encodes the following:
- a CDS encoding glycosyltransferase — MPDVSVVMPSLDEEGTIGACIEKVKRVFTEQHIDGEIIIADNSSDRTPEIARALGAIVITPEQRGYGNAYRAGLAHATGEYIVIGDADGTYDFSEIQKFLQPLLEGKADLVMGNRFGGIIMKGAMPRLHQYIGNPFLTKILNRLFRIKISDAHCGMRSFTRAAYERMALRTGGMEFASEMVVEAAKQRLRIAEVPINYYPRSAPSKLHSIRDGWRHIRFMMLYRPEPFLFFPGALVFLLGVLLSLTILIRGNVGTSHMHSLIFSSILVIIGFQTVATGIIMKAYAAVQGIAEKEGWIKKLLDYHSLEKELALGIGLLLIGFALGLKVIGTWISTGFGSLSEITTAMLAMVLAAIGIQTIFTAIFLSVLILREGEPSEIPD; from the coding sequence ATGCCGGACGTATCAGTGGTTATGCCCTCGCTGGACGAGGAAGGCACGATCGGCGCCTGTATCGAGAAAGTGAAGCGGGTATTTACGGAGCAGCACATCGATGGCGAGATCATTATAGCGGATAATTCTAGTGATCGAACGCCGGAGATCGCGCGAGCGCTGGGCGCGATCGTAATCACGCCTGAGCAGCGCGGGTACGGGAACGCGTACCGCGCGGGGCTCGCGCATGCTACAGGAGAGTATATCGTTATCGGGGATGCAGACGGCACCTACGATTTCTCAGAAATTCAGAAGTTTTTACAGCCGCTGCTAGAAGGTAAGGCAGACCTGGTGATGGGCAATCGCTTCGGCGGCATTATTATGAAGGGCGCGATGCCGCGGCTGCATCAGTACATCGGCAATCCGTTCTTAACGAAGATTCTGAACCGGCTCTTCAGGATCAAGATCTCGGATGCGCACTGCGGGATGCGATCGTTCACCCGAGCTGCGTACGAGCGCATGGCGTTGCGAACAGGCGGTATGGAGTTCGCATCCGAGATGGTGGTGGAGGCGGCGAAGCAGAGACTAAGGATCGCGGAAGTGCCGATAAACTATTACCCACGTAGCGCGCCCTCGAAGCTGCATTCCATTCGTGACGGCTGGCGGCATATCAGGTTCATGATGCTCTACCGACCTGAGCCGTTCCTCTTCTTCCCGGGTGCGCTGGTGTTCCTGCTGGGTGTGCTCCTGAGCCTGACGATACTCATCCGCGGCAACGTGGGCACCTCGCATATGCACTCGCTCATCTTCAGCAGCATCCTGGTGATCATCGGGTTCCAAACGGTGGCGACCGGCATTATCATGAAGGCGTACGCAGCGGTGCAGGGCATAGCGGAGAAGGAAGGGTGGATCAAGAAGCTGCTGGACTACCATTCGCTGGAGAAGGAGCTTGCACTCGGGATCGGGCTGCTGCTCATAGGATTCGCGCTCGGGTTAAAGGTAATAGGAACGTGGATCAGCACGGGGTTCGGATCGCTCTCGGAGATCACCACCGCAATGCTCGCAATGGTGCTCGCGGCGATCGGGATCCAGACGATCTTCACGGCGATCTTCTTGAGTGTACTGATACTGCGGGAAGGAGAGCCTTCAGAGATACCTGACTAA
- a CDS encoding flippase → MIARKSTLIIITHLLNGLLGYIALKFIALYMEPWEYGVVGFAYGFVALFSFLSDLGFNAAHIKRVSEGRDLETCIATFAVTKLALAGLMASVVIGSLAVWKYVVGNSFETPYHESAVYILLASFLLLGVTRTMIFTFNARQEIAKSQLPHFVATLARVVATIVVAYLGWGALALAYTYLFGELFQFSLALFFFRNYSFGRPSADYFRDYLRFARPMALASAAYIIMTSMDKVFIQFFWGATQVGEYFAVFNLSHFVLLFVYAVGTLLFPAISEYHAINNIEGVRKLFLQSERYLSMIVFPLVVLLAALAEPVIHILISDQYLPAVQVLRILPFFVVLETLSLPYVSNLQGMNEPQKVRNRVIIMLILNITLNLVLIPQELEIIGLQCAGLGALGAAIATVVAYFVGLIYIKQVALKLIGIKGSGRIMWHVIAAALMGAIVLYTNNIMAIGRWYELLGIVVGGLLLYFVLLVVFREFTREDLDFFLYTLNIRELFRYLNEELRGR, encoded by the coding sequence ATGATCGCGCGAAAATCGACGTTGATCATTATCACGCATCTCCTCAATGGCTTGCTAGGCTATATCGCGTTAAAGTTCATCGCGCTGTACATGGAGCCGTGGGAATACGGCGTTGTCGGTTTTGCTTATGGTTTTGTCGCGTTATTTTCTTTTTTGAGTGACCTTGGATTTAATGCTGCGCATATAAAGAGGGTCTCAGAAGGCCGGGACCTGGAAACGTGCATAGCTACCTTTGCGGTGACAAAGCTCGCTTTAGCTGGTTTGATGGCAAGCGTCGTTATTGGTTCTCTGGCGGTATGGAAGTATGTAGTTGGTAACAGTTTTGAGACTCCATACCATGAATCCGCTGTCTATATTCTTCTCGCTTCCTTCCTTTTGCTCGGCGTTACCCGAACGATGATTTTTACGTTTAACGCGCGACAGGAAATCGCTAAGTCACAGCTACCGCATTTTGTGGCCACACTGGCACGAGTTGTTGCAACTATAGTTGTCGCTTATTTGGGATGGGGCGCATTAGCGCTGGCTTACACCTATCTTTTCGGTGAACTCTTTCAATTTAGTCTCGCGCTTTTTTTCTTCCGTAATTATTCGTTCGGTAGACCCTCTGCAGACTATTTCCGTGATTATCTCCGGTTTGCTCGTCCTATGGCACTGGCATCAGCCGCCTATATCATCATGACGAGCATGGATAAGGTCTTCATCCAGTTTTTCTGGGGTGCCACGCAGGTCGGCGAATATTTTGCCGTGTTCAATCTGTCTCACTTCGTCCTTTTATTTGTATATGCCGTTGGAACGCTTTTATTTCCGGCTATATCTGAATATCATGCGATCAACAACATTGAAGGCGTGAGAAAACTCTTTTTACAATCTGAGCGCTATTTAAGCATGATCGTTTTTCCGCTCGTTGTTTTGCTGGCCGCTCTGGCAGAACCGGTAATACACATATTGATCAGTGATCAGTACCTGCCAGCAGTACAAGTCTTGCGTATCTTACCCTTTTTTGTAGTACTTGAGACGTTATCGCTACCGTATGTGAGCAATTTACAGGGCATGAACGAGCCGCAAAAAGTACGTAATAGAGTTATTATAATGCTTATATTAAATATTACACTCAACCTTGTCTTAATTCCGCAAGAACTAGAAATAATCGGGCTACAATGCGCGGGTTTAGGAGCGCTCGGAGCAGCAATAGCAACGGTTGTAGCATATTTTGTAGGACTGATTTATATCAAACAGGTTGCCTTGAAGCTCATCGGAATAAAAGGATCGGGACGTATTATGTGGCATGTCATTGCTGCTGCATTGATGGGCGCTATCGTGCTTTATACAAATAATATTATGGCTATTGGAAGATGGTACGAATTATTGGGGATAGTAGTGGGTGGCTTACTCCTTTACTTTGTACTTCTGGTTGTATTCAGGGAATTTACTAGAGAAGACCTCGATTTCTTTCTGTATACCTTAAATATAAGGGAGTTGTTTAGGTACCTTAACGAGGAGCTCCGAGGGAGATAA